The following DNA comes from cyanobiont of Ornithocercus magnificus.
TCATCGCTTAGTCGTTACCCCGGCGTTGATTAAGATGGCTCCAGCACCTAAGCAGATCTTTGCTGGTAGCAGTATCCTCCAGCAACTCCGTGTCTGGTTGCCAAGATGGAAGCAGGATGAAGTTGTCAGCGAACTGGGGTTAAGCCTGAAGCCAACAGAGCTAGATGGCAGCAGGACCCAACGTGAGCTTCAGCTCGAAGATCAATTACTGGTGCTTCGTCAGGAGAATGAGACCCTAATAGACCGTCTGGAGGGACAGGAACGCCTTCTACGCATGGTCGCTCACGAGCTAAGAACACCGCTGACAGCAGCGACCCTAGCCTTGCAAAGCGAACGGCTAGGACAAATCAATGCTGTGCAACTGCAGGATGTGCTGCAACGGAGACTTGAGGAAATTGAGCTGCTTTCTAGAGACCTGCTTGAGGTTGGCAGTACTTGCTGGGAAGCCCTATTTCATCCCCAGCGACTTAATCTTGCTGTAGTCGCTGCTGAAGTCATCCTCGAACTTGAGAAGCTGTGGCTAAGGCGAGGCATCGCGATTAACACAGATATCCCGGCAGATCTGCCGAACGTGTATGCAGACCAGCGTCGGATGCGTCAGGTCCTACTCAACTTATTGGAAAACGCGCTTAAATACACTCCAGACAGAGGTAGAATATCATTAGCAATGTTACACCGTACTAGCCAGAGAGTACAGGTAAGCATTAGTGACAGCGGCCCTGGCATCCCTGAGCAAGAACAACACCGGATCTTCCTAGATCGGGTACGCTTGCCTCAGACATCCGGTGGAACCTCTGGATTTGGCGTTGGACTATCGGTATGTCGACGCATCGTAGAAGTTCACGGGGGCAGAATCTGGGTAGTCTCTGAACCAAAACATGGTGCCTGCTTCCACTTCACTATCCCAGTTTGGCAGGGACAAGGGCTAGAAGCTGGCACCGGGTTGACGGACAGTCAGACAGACCCGTAATTTTCTCTACTATGGTTAGGAGTCACGCCTACCTGTGTTTATAGCCTCGCCCCCATCGTCTAGAGGCCCAGGACACCTCCCTTTCACGGAGGCGACAGGGGTTCGAATCCCCTTGGGGGTATATGCCACTATTACCGGAAACTGAGCTCTATACCTAAGGAATAAACCTGAGCTCTGTGCTGGTACTTGGCAATGCTTACCCGACTGCTGCGCGCTGCTGTGCTTCCTTATGGACAGCCATCAAATTAGCAGTGAGATCCTCACGAAGCCGCTGCTCAATTATCCTGATAGGCATTCCTGTACAAGCTTGTACGGTAAGTTCATAAAGAAGAAGGGTAGTGTCACTTTTGGGTAGTGAACGTATTCTCCACGCTCCCTCAAAACGCCGGAAGTCCCCCCTCAGCATATGGAACAAAATTAGTCCCTCCGGGTAATGTTCTACCAGCTCTAGCTCAACTGTGGCAGAAAAACGCAAGCCGAGAAGCTGCTGGCTGCCAATCTGATGCAAATGAATACGGTTGCCACTGCGGTTTAATATCTGGCTGCTTGCCAGGTTGGGGATGAAGTTGCTTAGGTGCTCGTAGTCAGTGAGTACCAACCAGAGTTCCCGTTTTGAAAGATGTGTATGGAGCTGTGCTGCAAGCCGCCGGACGCCCCACGGCAGACATTCGATAGTCTGCTCGATCGGTTTATGGTCCGGAAGGGAGTGTCCGGCGCTGGTTTCGCCGAAGTCGGCGCGCTGTATGAGACCCTGAAGTGACACCAAATAAAGATCGGGAGCCGAGCTGGGAAGGAATCAGCTGACATCCTAAAAGAGGTAAATCTCCACTTTGAACCTCTCTACTCAGGAGAGCGGGAGGCTACAGTTATCTTAAGTTCAGGGTGACACGACCTTGCCCAGGTGAGCGCTTATAGTCGCCCCATCTATACAACAGGTGAAGCACATGCGGGTCGGCGCAGCGGTGCGGATGTCTACTGACGAGCGCATTTTTGCGATCACATCCCTCGGACTTCAGAACAGTCAGCAGCGGCAGGCTCAGACTTGTATTACCGTGCAGTACTCGAGGCTCCGGTCAACAATGCAGAGGTTGCTTTCTGGTGGAGCGCGCATTGTCTCTGTGACTGCCCTCAAAACTGAAGATCAGTCTACATCTACTATCCCCGTTACCTCAGCCGCTGTACCTGTGACTAGCTCAAAGCCCAAGCCCGTAGTACAAAAAACTGTGCCGGTAAACCTCTATAAGCCTAAGAAACCACTTATTGGCACTGTTACTGAAAATTACTCCCTATTGAAGGAGGGAGCTATCGGCCGCGTGCAGCATATAACCTTCGACCTATCAGGCGGTGAACCTCATCTCCATTATGTTGAAGGACAGAGTATTGGCATTATTCCTGAGGGCAAGGATTCAAAGGGAAAGCCGCACAAGATCCGTCTCTATTCAATTGCTAGCACAAGGCATGGCGATGACCTGAATGGTAATACTGTCTCCCTCTGTGTCCGCCAGCTGCAGTATGAAAAAGATGGAGAGACAGTCAGCGGAGTTTGCTCTACTTACCTTTGCGACATAGAGCCTAGAGACACGGTTAAGATCACTGGTCCTGTCGGCAAGGAGATGCTTCTGCCCGATGATGAAAATAGCAATGTCATAATGTTGGCGACAGGCACAGGCATCGCTCCAATGCGTGCCTACTTGCGGCGTATGTTTGAGTCCAGTGAGCGTGGTAAGAACTCCTGGGAATTCCGCGGCAAAGCCTGGCTATTTATGGGAGCTCCGACCTCAGCTAATTTGCTCTACGACGAGGACTTTGAGCGTTATCAGGAAACTTTTCCGAATAACTTTCGATACTCTAAAGCTATCAGCCGGGAGCAAAAAAACTTAGAGGGCGGCCGTATGTATATCCAAGATCGTGTCCTCGAACACGCCGATGAGCTATTCACTATGATTAAGAACCCTAATACCCATGTATATATATGCGGACTACGAGGTATGGAACCAGGTATCGATAAAGCTATGACTGATGCTGCCGCTGCAAAGGGAATCGATTGGAGTGAACTGCGCCCCCAGCTCAAGAGGGAGGATCGCTGGCACGTTGAGACTTATTAGAAGCATTGATTAATTGCACTTTACAGTGAGATGGTGATAAGTCGTGTCATGACGCTTTAGAAGACTGTGAGTTTGCCGACACCTGATTAGGTCCTTCGGCGGGAGAATAGGAATCATGAGCGTCACGATCACGAATCCTCTGAGAGTTGGTCTGAGGCAGGAGCGTGTGATCCCGCCTCAATGTCTTGTCATCTTTGGTGCTAGTGGTGATCTCACTCGCCGCAAACTTGTCCCTGCTCTTTTCGAGCTCTTTTTACAGCGGCGTCTACCTAGTGAGTTTGCTCTTTTAGGCTGCGCTCGACGCCCCTGGAGTGACAAAAAGTTCCGCACTGAGATGGCAGACACATTGCATAGGAAAATTCAGGGCAACTACACGGCCTGGGAGCAATTCTCGGCCAGTATGTTCTATGAACCTGTTGACCTTCAGCAAGCTGCAGACCTCATTCGACTGAGTGTTCGCCTCGAGGCCATTAACCAGCAACGAGCTACACGTAACAACCGCACTTTTTATCTGTCAGTCTCACCCAGATTTTACGCGAGTGGCTGTCGTGCTCTTGCTGAAGCTGGTCTTCTCAAGGATCCCCAACGCAGTCGCATTGTGATAGAAAAACCTTTCGGCCGTGACTATAGTAGCGCACAGACGCTAAATCATATAGTTCAGGCTTGTGGGCAGGAAAATCAAATTTTTCGGATCGATCACTACCTAGGCAAGGAAACGGTTCAGAACATTCTTGTACTACGCTTCGCTAACACAATCTTCGAACCGATCTGGAATAGGAACTATATCTCCAGCATCCAGGTAACTGCTGCAGAGACACTGGGCGTTGAGGAGCGCGCTAGTTACTATGAAAATTCTGGTGCGCTGCGGGACATGGTGCAGAATCACCTGACGCAGATGCTAGCCATCACTGCGATGGAACCTCCAGGCCACTTTGACCCAGAAGCTATTCGTAATGAAAAAGCCAAGGT
Coding sequences within:
- a CDS encoding ATPase, translating into MNGVDSNLRQQLQLLLVAGRYHLSRGDLRSLVQYLQTEDCGFDISLQLADPEDQPELLELHRLVVTPALIKMAPAPKQIFAGSSILQQLRVWLPRWKQDEVVSELGLSLKPTELDGSRTQRELQLEDQLLVLRQENETLIDRLEGQERLLRMVAHELRTPLTAATLALQSERLGQINAVQLQDVLQRRLEEIELLSRDLLEVGSTCWEALFHPQRLNLAVVAAEVILELEKLWLRRGIAINTDIPADLPNVYADQRRMRQVLLNLLENALKYTPDRGRISLAMLHRTSQRVQVSISDSGPGIPEQEQHRIFLDRVRLPQTSGGTSGFGVGLSVCRRIVEVHGGRIWVVSEPKHGACFHFTIPVWQGQGLEAGTGLTDSQTDP
- a CDS encoding oligoketide cyclase, producing the protein MSLQGLIQRADFGETSAGHSLPDHKPIEQTIECLPWGVRRLAAQLHTHLSKRELWLVLTDYEHLSNFIPNLASSQILNRSGNRIHLHQIGSQQLLGLRFSATVELELVEHYPEGLILFHMLRGDFRRFEGAWRIRSLPKSDTTLLLYELTVQACTGMPIRIIEQRLREDLTANLMAVHKEAQQRAAVG
- a CDS encoding ferredoxin--NADP(+) reductase, producing the protein MRVGAAVRMSTDERIFAITSLGLQNSQQRQAQTCITVQYSRLRSTMQRLLSGGARIVSVTALKTEDQSTSTIPVTSAAVPVTSSKPKPVVQKTVPVNLYKPKKPLIGTVTENYSLLKEGAIGRVQHITFDLSGGEPHLHYVEGQSIGIIPEGKDSKGKPHKIRLYSIASTRHGDDLNGNTVSLCVRQLQYEKDGETVSGVCSTYLCDIEPRDTVKITGPVGKEMLLPDDENSNVIMLATGTGIAPMRAYLRRMFESSERGKNSWEFRGKAWLFMGAPTSANLLYDEDFERYQETFPNNFRYSKAISREQKNLEGGRMYIQDRVLEHADELFTMIKNPNTHVYICGLRGMEPGIDKAMTDAAAAKGIDWSELRPQLKREDRWHVETY
- a CDS encoding glucose-6-phosphate dehydrogenase, translating into MSVTITNPLRVGLRQERVIPPQCLVIFGASGDLTRRKLVPALFELFLQRRLPSEFALLGCARRPWSDKKFRTEMADTLHRKIQGNYTAWEQFSASMFYEPVDLQQAADLIRLSVRLEAINQQRATRNNRTFYLSVSPRFYASGCRALAEAGLLKDPQRSRIVIEKPFGRDYSSAQTLNHIVQACGQENQIFRIDHYLGKETVQNILVLRFANTIFEPIWNRNYISSIQVTAAETLGVEERASYYENSGALRDMVQNHLTQMLAITAMEPPGHFDPEAIRNEKAKVLQAARLADELEPWNCCIRGQYGPGGSKTVPLRGYREEPNVNPDSTTETYVAMKLFIDNWRWQGVPFYIRTGKRLAKRLSEVVLTFREAPVHLFDAASGGPTANQLVLRIQPDEGAEFRFEVKSPGSGMRSRPVEMEFSYDESFGEPSDEGYVRLLADAMLGDPTLFTRSDEVEAAWRLYTPLLELIEDNPCQLLIHPYESRTWGPAAADALLARDGLLWRRP